In Populus nigra chromosome 1, ddPopNigr1.1, whole genome shotgun sequence, one genomic interval encodes:
- the LOC133703140 gene encoding AP2-like ethylene-responsive transcription factor AIL1 has translation MSNWLGFSLSPHLRVDEDFGREDQAASFSVMPLLSDGSLCVADPFRRPSNGTPDWRYENTMDEGRISEDGPKLEDFLGCYSNSPSDETEVHCQQEDHHINQNHANRINPNLAPSFNTNKDIETGKNSLTSHSSFIRSYHFNDNAQTLIPSDSLQHCDPNPSHSHSNSHNHNQETGMYHVPFESASSFSGFKSWLRQTSAPFSSSGESPNEANNCNFQSLSLTVSPSSQNGLVAISPLQVVDNSIRPVAKSLAKKPVSRKSIETFGQRTSQYRGVTRHRWTGRYEAHLWDNSCRKEGQTRKGRQGGYDKEEKAARAYDLAALKYWGPTTHINFPVGTYEKELEEMEHMTRQEFVANLRRKSSGFSRGASVYRGVTRHHQHGRWQARIGRVAGNKDLYLGTFSTQEEAAEAYDIAAIKFRGASAVTNFGIRRYDVKRICSSSTLIASDLAKRSSKDSTPTTLEDYNSCASSSSISPQPLLAIAGCEASDELSDMAWSANRWESQQQQSVNNNSIDSTLMASSSRNSSNAASPKCSVGLTSDFGHGGGSYS, from the exons ATGAGTAATTGGTTGGGGTTTTCTCTGAGTCCGCACTTGAGAGTTGATGAAGACTTTGGTAGAGAAGATCAAGCTGCTAGTTTCTCTGTCATGCCTTTGCTATCTGATGGATCTCTTTGTGTTGCTGATCCCTTTAGACGGCCATCTAATGGTACCCCAG ACTGGAGATATGAAAACACTATGGATGAAGGTAGAATAAGTGAAGATGGTCCAAAGCTTGAGGATTTCTTGGGGTGTTACTCAAACTCACCTTCTGATGAGACCGAAGTTCACTGTCAGCAAGAAGATCACCACATTAATCAAAACCATGCCAATAGAATCAATCCCAATCTAGCACCAAGCTTCAACACCAATAAAGATATAGAAACTGGGAAGAATAGTCTCACAAGCCATTCTTCTTTCATCCGAAGTTACCATTTCAATGACAATGCGCAAACCTTAATCCCTAGTGACAGCCTTCAGCACTGTGATCCAAACCCTAGCCATAGCCATAGCAACAGCCATAACCATAACCAAGAAACTGGCATGTACCATGTGCCTTTTGAGAGTGCTAGTTCTTTTTCTGGGTTCAAGTCATGGCTTAGGCAGACGTCTGCACCATTTTCTTCTAGTGGGGAGTCTCCAAATGAAGCAAACAATTGCAATTTTCAATCATTATCACTCACAGTGAGTCCTAGTTCTCAAAATGGATTAGTTGCTATATCTCCATTGCAAGTGGTCGATAACAGTATAAGGCCAGTTGCAAAATCACTTGCTAAAAAACCAGTTTCTCGTAAATCTATAGAGACATTTGGACAAAGAACCTCACAATATAGAGGTGTAACAAG GCATAGATGGACTGGGAGATATGAGGCCCATTTGTGGGATAATAGTTGCAGGAAAGAGGgacaaacaaggaaaggaagGCAAG GTGGGTATGATAAGGAGGAAAAGGCAGCAAGGGCTTATGATTTAGCTGCTTTGAAGTATTGGGGTCCAACAACGCATATTAATTTCCCT GTGGGAACTTATGAAAAAGAGCTTGAAGAGATGGAGCACATGACCAGACAAGAATTTGTAGCCAATTTGAGAAG GAAAAGTAGTGGGTTTTCAAGAGGAGCTTCTGTGTACAGAGGAGTGACAAG GCATCATCAACATGGAAGATGGCAAGCTAGAATAGGAAGGGTTGCTGGAAACAAGGACTTGTACCTTGGAACATTTA GCACACAAGAGGAAGCTGCCGAGGCCTACGACATTGCAGCAATTAAATTTAGGGGTGCCAGTGCTGTTACAAATTTTGGTATAAGGAGGTATGATGTAAAGAGAATTTGCTCAAGCTCTACACTCATTGCTAGTGACCTAGCTAAACGTTCATCAAAAGACTCGACCCCGACGACTCTCGAGGATTACAATTCTTGTGCTTCATCATCATCGATATCTCCTCAGCCCCTGCTTGCCATAGCAGGCTGTGAGGCCTCCGATGAATTGTCTGACATGGCGTGGAGTGCAAATAGATGGGAAAGTCAACAGCAACAAAGTGTTAACAATAATAGCATTGATTCAACACTGATGGCTTCAAGTAGCAGGAATTCCTCCAATGCTGCTAGTCCAAAATGCTCCGTTGGTTTAACCAGTGATTTTGGCCATGGAGGCGGAAGCTACTCTTAG